Proteins encoded within one genomic window of Amorphoplanes friuliensis DSM 7358:
- the gmk gene encoding guanylate kinase, giving the protein MDDDARPAARLTVLSGPSGVGKDSVIELIRARSPWIKLSVSVTTRKKRDYETDQEHYHFVTRSEFQRLIDGDQLLEWAEFAGNLYGTPRAQVEGWLQQGRPVLLKIDLQGARQVRATMPDAQLIFLAPPSVEELKRRLIGRGTDDEETIRRRLEHADEELAHEKEFDRTVVNDFVERAADELVGLLGSSFLTPAQPQPGA; this is encoded by the coding sequence ATGGATGACGACGCGCGCCCGGCAGCCCGACTCACCGTCCTGTCCGGCCCTTCGGGGGTGGGCAAGGACAGCGTGATCGAGCTGATCCGGGCGCGCTCGCCATGGATCAAGCTGTCGGTGTCGGTGACAACCCGCAAGAAGCGCGACTACGAGACCGACCAAGAGCACTACCACTTCGTCACCCGTTCGGAGTTCCAACGCCTTATCGACGGCGATCAGCTGCTCGAGTGGGCGGAGTTCGCGGGAAACCTCTACGGCACCCCGCGGGCCCAGGTCGAGGGCTGGCTGCAACAGGGCCGCCCGGTCCTGCTGAAGATCGATCTGCAGGGCGCCCGGCAGGTGCGGGCCACGATGCCCGACGCTCAGCTGATCTTCCTGGCACCGCCCAGCGTCGAGGAGCTCAAGCGCCGGCTGATCGGCCGCGGCACCGACGACGAGGAAACCATCCGGCGCCGCCTCGAGCACGCCGATGAGGAGCTCGCCCACGAGAAGGAGTTCGACCGCACCGTGGTCAACGACTTCGTCGAGCGGGCGGCCGATGAGCTGGTAGGATTGCTCGGTTCGTCGTTTCTGACGCCCGCTCAGCCGCAGCCCGGCGCCTGA
- the rpoZ gene encoding DNA-directed RNA polymerase subunit omega — MGTIANPEGITNPPIDELLDKTSSKYSLVIFAAKRARQVNAYYSQLGEGLLEYVGPLVETTPQEKPLSIAMREINAGLLTAEATDNP; from the coding sequence GTGGGAACCATCGCGAACCCCGAAGGCATCACCAACCCGCCGATCGACGAGCTGCTCGACAAGACCTCGTCGAAGTACTCGCTGGTGATCTTCGCGGCCAAGCGCGCCCGCCAGGTCAACGCCTACTACAGCCAGCTCGGTGAGGGCCTCCTGGAGTATGTCGGCCCCCTCGTCGAGACCACGCCGCAGGAGAAGCCGCTCTCCATCGCGATGCGTGAGATCAACGCCGGTCTGCTGACCGCCGAGGCGACCGACAACCCCTGA